The sequence CACCGTGCTGGCCGACGATCCGCTGCTCACCTGCCGCCTGCCGGGCATGGCGCAGCGCTCGCCGCTGCGCCTCGTGCTCGACGCCGAGCTGCGGCTTCCCGCCACCAGCGCGCTCGCCCGCAGCCTCGATGTCGCCCCTTTGTGGATCGTGGCCGCCGAGGACGCGCCGGCCGCGCCGGAAGCGATGCTGGGCGCCATGGGCGTCGAGGTGATGCGGGTGCGGCGCCGGCCGGAAGGCGGGCTCGATCTCGACGAGACCCTGAAGCTGCTGGCGCTGCGCGGCCTGACCCGGATCATGGTCGAAGCCGGCCCGCGCGTCGCGGCGTCCTTTCTCGCGGGCGGGCTGGTGGACGAGGTGAACCTGTTCACCGCGCCGCGGCCGCTCGGCCCGGACGCGCTCGACGCGCTGGAGGGGCTGCCACTCGGTGCCCTTGATGACTATCTGAGCGTGGTGGATGAGGAAAAGCAGGGCGTGGACCGCCTGCGCATCATGAGGCGTCGCTAGAATGTTCACCGGCATCGTCACCGACATCGGAACCCTGCGCGCGGTCGAGCCGCGCAACGACGTGCGGCGGCTGACCATCGCGACGCGCTATGACACCTCCGGCATCGAGCTCGGCGCCTCCATCGCCTGTTCGGGCGTCTGCCTCACCGTGGTGGCGCTGCAGCCCGACGCTTTCGAGGTGGAGGCTGCGCCGGAAACGCTGGCGGTGACGACGGCCGGCGACTGGGCCATCGGCGGGCGGCTCAATCTGGAACGCGCGCTGAAGATCGGCGACGAATTGGGCGGCCATATCGTGCAGGGTCATGTCGACGGCGTGGCGCATGTCGTGGCGCGCGAAGACCTCGGCGAGACGACGCGCTTCACCTTCGAGGCCCCGGCGGCGCTGGCACCCTTCATCGCCACCAAGGGCTCGGTGACGCTCGACGGCACCTCGCTCACCGTCAACACGGTGGAGGGCAACCGCTTCTCCTGCCTGCTGATCCCGCACACGCTGACGCACACCACCTGGGGCGCGGTCGAGGCGGGAGGCCGTGTCAATATCGAAGTCGACATGATGGCCCGTTACGCCGCGCGGCTTGCGGAGTTCCGTTGACGCCTGTACGTCGTCGGCTCTGTCAGTTCATGAGGTAACACCATGGCGAGCCCCCGCCCGCCGCGCGCATCCGATGCCGCCGAAACCGTTCCGCTGTTCGGTGAACGCATTCTCATCGTCGAAGCGCGCTTCTACGACGACATCGCCGACGAGCTTCTGGCCGGCGCGCTGGGCGCCATCAAGGCGGCGGGCGCGCATGCCGACGTCATCTCAATGCCCGGCGCGCTGGAGATTCCGGTCGCCGCCGCGATCGCGCTCGATGCCGCCGCCGCCGCCGGCCGCCCCTATGACGCACTGGTCGCGCTCGGCTGCGTGGTGCGCGGGGAGACCTATCATTTCGAGATCGTCGCCGGCGAATCGTCCCGCGCTCTGATGGACCTCGGCGTCGCTCGCAAGGTGCCGGTGGGCAATGGCATCCTCACCGTCGAGACCGACGAGCAGGCCTGGGTGCGGGCGCGGGTTTCGG is a genomic window of Ancylobacter sp. IITR112 containing:
- a CDS encoding riboflavin synthase, coding for MFTGIVTDIGTLRAVEPRNDVRRLTIATRYDTSGIELGASIACSGVCLTVVALQPDAFEVEAAPETLAVTTAGDWAIGGRLNLERALKIGDELGGHIVQGHVDGVAHVVAREDLGETTRFTFEAPAALAPFIATKGSVTLDGTSLTVNTVEGNRFSCLLIPHTLTHTTWGAVEAGGRVNIEVDMMARYAARLAEFR
- the ribH gene encoding 6,7-dimethyl-8-ribityllumazine synthase is translated as MASPRPPRASDAAETVPLFGERILIVEARFYDDIADELLAGALGAIKAAGAHADVISMPGALEIPVAAAIALDAAAAAGRPYDALVALGCVVRGETYHFEIVAGESSRALMDLGVARKVPVGNGILTVETDEQAWVRARVSDGNKGGGAAEAALALLRLKRRVG